AGATGGAGAAGGACTTAGATTTCGACCCGCTCTTCTGGCGTCATGCCGGATTGATCCACCGGGCTCTCCGCGCCTTCCAGCCGGACGTCATTCACATCACCGGACCAAGCGAGCTCGGCATCTTCGGTGCCTACTTCGCCTGGAAGCTCGGCATCCCGCTCGCCGCCTCCTGGCATACCAACGTCCACGAGTACGCCGCACGTCGCCTCGCCTGGCTTACCGCGCACCTCGGCCACGATGCCGGGGGAAACCTGGATCGCGGCATCGAACATGGCGCTCTCAGCGCCACACTGTGGTTCTACAGCCTCGCAAAGGTCCTCTTCGCCCCCAACGGCGAACTATGCGAGATGCTCGAAACCGCCACGCACCGCCCCTGCCACCTTATGCAGCGCGGCGTCGATACCCAGCTCTTCTCCCCCGTCCACCGCACCCGGCCCGTCGACGAAAGACCAAGCGCCCCATTCACCCTCGGGTTCGTCGGCCGCCTCTCGGTCGAAAAGAACGTCGCTCTCCTCCCCCGGATCGCCCGCAAGCTAGCAGCCACCAGCCCCCGCCCGATTCGCTTCCTCATCGTCGGCCAGGGAGCCGAGCAGGAGGCCCTCGCACGGGAGCTCCCCGGGGCCAAGTTCGCCGGAGTCCTCCGCGGCCACGCCCTCGCCGAGGCCTACGCCAACATGGATCTCCTCGTCTTCCCGTCCCACACCGACACCTTCGGCAACGTCGTTCTCGAAGCCCTCGCCTCCGGCGTCCCTGCCATCGTCACCCCCGACGGCGGCCCCAAGTACATCATTCAGGAGGGCAAAACCGGCCACATCGTGGCTGATGAACAGTTCTCCGGGGCGATCGAAGGCCTCATCGAGAACCCGATCCGCTTGGCTCGGATGCGCCTCGCCTCCCGCGCGTACGCCCAGACATGCACGTGGGACGCTGTCTTCGACCGCATCTACGAGGCGTACAAGACTCTCCCGGCACCCATTTCCGCCGACCACTCGTGATGGGCCTATCTCATTTGTATTGAAGACTTTAGGGAAACCGATCCCTTTATTTTCAATACTTTAGCAGACGCAGAGGCTCGAAGTCAGAAGCTAAAGCTTTTATTTTGAATACTTTGCGACTTTTACCCAGAGTGGGGAGTACCCTTGCTTCAGCGAATCTCCCCCACAAAAACCCCGTCCGCCTCCAAATCAATATCTTCAACCGTAGCCGGATGCGGCTGCTCCGGTTGCGACCGCAGCAGCGTCCGCAAATAACTCTTTCGCACGCCAACTGTCTTTAGCTCGTCGCCTACCGCAACCTTCGTCGCATGTCCCGAGAGATTGCATGCCACAAGCACCGGCGCACTCAACCCTTTCGCCCGCACCACCCAAACCAGCACATCCTGGCTGTCCTGGTTCAGGTACGTCGCCTGCCCGTCTCTTAAGGACACGTTCGCATGATGCATCTCCGTCAGCGCCCGGTACCACTCGATCATGGCCTTATCCCGCGCCTCGGCCGTCTGATCCTCGTGCGCCGCGTACTCGCTCGCCGGAATCCACAGCCGCATCTCCTCCGCCGAGAACTCCCTCTTCACTGGCGCGACAACTTCGGCACCCTTGCTGGCAAACGGCTCGGCCGCCACCATCGCCGCATCTCCCTCCAACAGCAGCAGCGCCGCCATCACCTTGGCCGTCTCAGCGCGGGTATCGGCAGCTACGAGCAGAGGCAAACGCCCCGCAAGCCCGCCGTCCGCACCAGCCAACTGCTGCCTCACGGCGGCAGTCTGCCCCGCCTGCAACGCCGCATCTACCCGCCGAACCACGAGTTGGGAATCCGGCCCATCCACCCCGTCCGCGATTAAGACGCGTGTTCCCAGAGATCCCGACACTACCGCCCGCAGCCGCTTAACCACCCCCGGAACATCACTTCCCGCCGGAGCCCCATCCCCCCGCACCGCAAACCCCGCCACTCCCCGCGTCAGCCAGAACCGCATCCGTGCCGTCAGATCCTGCTCACCCGCCCCGGAAAAAGCCCCCGCCACTGGCATCTCCAGCACGAGCCGCATCTTCCTGCGCCCGATCTCTTCGATCACCGCGTCAGCATCCTCAACCGATCCGTAAGCGGCATCAACCGGCGAAGGCCCAGCCGTCCCAAGCGCTCCGAGAACAACCGCGTCACACCCCGCCCCCTCCAGCGCTTCAAGCCGAGCCGCGACGGTCTTCAGCGTCACCGCCGTCCCACCCGCAGGCCGCAACCCCACCCGGCAAAACACCCCCCGAGACCACCACGTCTGCGCCGACATTCCCGACCCAGCCCAATTCTTATGTGCCAGCGTCTGCGTTCGTCCGAAACCAGCTGAAGCAAGGAGGAGGAATCCAACACCCCAAGCCGCCAGGCGTGCAGGAAAGCTCAGCAAGCCGCAGCCTCATTCGGGTTCTGAAACGTGTCCGTGTTATCGGCGTCGCTCCCATCTATGCAGGCAAAGTCTTTCTCGAGGATCAGTTCAAGGCTAGTCGAAGCGTCGAGCGCCAGGCTGTCGTAGATCCCGACCTCGCTCTCATCGGTCCAACGCATCACACTCGCCGTCGGGACCACTACCGCGACGTTCCCCGGAGCATACCGGACCGCGATCTTTCTGGCGCCACGCTCATGCTCGAGCGAATAGGTAAACGACTCACCCGCCACGGGTGTGAACTGCACCGTATCCTCAATGCGCCCGCTCTCGACCAGCCGATCCATCTCCGACCGCGAGATGCGCAAACGCAACGAATTTCCTTTGATCCGCAACTTCATCGTGACTCCTGCTCTTCCTGAACACCCAAAATGCGCTCCGCCCCGTGATAGACGTTCAGATGATGCCCACGTAGAAATCCCACAAGCGTAATGTCGAACTGCCGCGCCACCTGCACCGCGAGGCTCGACGGAGCGCCGACCGCCGCAACCGCCGGTATACCGGCCATCAATGCCTTCTGCATCAGCTCAAAGCTAGCCCGTCCCGACAGCAGCAGAAGCCTGTCCCGCAGCGGCGTCCGGTCTGCCAGGAACTCGAAGCCAAGCAGCTTATCCACTGCATTGTGCCGCCCGACGTCCTCACGCACGAGGTGTAGTTCACCCGCCGCATCGAACAGCCCGGCACCATGAATACCGCCCGTCTTATCGAAGACGCTCTGCGCCTCACGCAGTTTGTCCGGCAGTCCATAGAGAACACTGGCGGCGATGCGGAACCGATTCCCGACGCGTGGAGGACAGACCGTCTGCAGCGCAAGCAGCGAAGCCTTCCCGCACACTCCGCAGCTTGACGTCGTATAGAAGTTCCTCTGCAGATTCGCCAGGCTCACCTCAACGCCGGCAGCCAACTCCACACGGACGATGTTGTTCAGTGGCTGATAGGCCAGCGCCGAATCCTGTCGCGCTTCGCTGACTGAGTCGGCATACGGAGTCGCATACCAGACCCGGTCGATATCATCGGCGTCCCGCACCACCCCTTCCGTCATCAGGAAGCCCGCCGCCAATTCGAAGTCATAGCCAGGCGTTCGCATCGTTACCGAGATCGACTTGACCTGCCGGGCGTCGGCTGGCCCATAGGCAAGCTGAATTTCCAGCGGCTCCTCCGCCGCCAGCAGATCACGCACGTCATGCCCGCTGCTGCCCACAAGCTGCGTGATCGTCGTCTCCACCAGCGAGCGCGTCCCGGACACCCTTCCAACCGGCTCTTCTCCAACAATCGTGCTATTAGCAAGGCTACTCATACGCATTCTGATTCCGCCTCTACAGAATACGATGCGCCGGCAGGTTACTCTCGGGCGGTTTGCGGCCCTCGCCGCGCATGGTAGATTTCCTCATGGAATCAAGGGAGTCAGGTGGTTTGCAGCGAAAGGTGGACGAGCACCACATGGCCGCGCTCATCCGCTTCACCGCACGCACCCTCGACACTCCATCTCCCGTACCCTTCGGCGCCCTGATCGTCGACACCGCCACAGGCAAGCCGCTCATTCGTGCCGTCAACGCCGTCCGCGCCGAAAATGACCCAAGCAGCCACGCCGAGGTTCGCACCGTCCGCAAGGCCTGCCGCAAGATCAAGTCGCCCTCGCTCAAGGGCTACACCATGTACACCACGTGCGAGCCCTGCCCCATGTGCATGGCGAACGCCCTCTGGGCCGGACTCGACCGCGTCGTCTACGCCGCCACCATCGAAGACGCGAGCCAACACTGCCGCCAGATTTACATCCCATCGCGCGAAGTCGTCCGCCGCAGCGACATGTCCTGCGAGATAGACGGCCCCATTCTCCGCGACGAGGCCTACGCGCTCTTCACCCACCCCAACATGCTCGCAGCCTTCGCCACTTGGAACCCAAAAGACGGGAACTCAAAGTCCGCATGACCGAAGCCGATCACGCCGCTGTAGCCGCCGCTCTTGCTGGAACAGACGCGCCCGACCGCGTCATCACCAATCCCCAGACCGTCCAGCGCCTCTCGCGGGATTTCTACTGGTATTCTCCCATCCTCAAGGCCCTGCTCGATGACAAGGTGGCCGAGGTCGTCGTCCAGCCCATCTCAACCGACGAGATCCTCCGCGTCCTCGCCACCTGCTACGGGCGCCGCATCCCCGTCACTCCGCGCGGAGCCGGCACCGGCAACTACGGCCAGGCCATCCCCCTCAAGGGCGGAGTCGTCCTCGACCTCTCCCGCATGGATACCATCGAATCCATCACCTCCGAGGGTGTAGCCATCGTGGGCCCCGGAGTCCGCCTAGGCGTCCTCGAAACCACCGCCCGCGTCCAGGGCTGGGAGTTGCGCTGCTACCCAAGCACGGTCGCCAAAGCAAGCGTAGGCGGCTTCCTCGGCGGAGGCTCCGGAGGAATCGGCTCCATCAGCCACGGCGGCTTGCGCGACTTCGGCACCGTCCGCGCCCTCGAAGTCATCACCATGGAGCCTCAACCCCGCATCCTCTTCCTCGAAGGCGAAGCGGTCCACGAGGTCCTCCACGCCTGGGGCACGAACGGCGTCATCACAAAGATTTGGCTCGCCCTCACCCCAGCTGTCGAATGGGCCCAGTGCGCCATCGCATTCCCCACCTTCGAAGCAGCCTTCACCTTCAGCGAGCAAATCGCCGCTGATGACAGATGGACTAAGCGCCTCGTCACCACATTCGAGTGGCCCATCCCTTCCACCTTCGCCCCTATCAAGAGCGTCACCCGCGAAGGCAAAGCCCTTATTTTCATAATGATCGCCGCCAGCGAGCTAGCCGACCTCGAAGCCACGGCAACGGCAGCCGGAGGCGAGATCACCCATGCCGCCCCCTACACTGGCCTCCGCACCATTCCACTCCTCTCCGACTACACCTGGAACCACACAACCCTCTGGGCCATGAAGCATGATCCAGCATTCACCTACCTGCAATGCGGCTTCAGCCCAACCGAAGCCCGCTCCCAGTTCGCCCAGCTCAAAGCCAAGTTCGGCGTCGAGATCCTCTTCCACATCGAATGGATGAAAATCGGCACCGGCGCCGTCATCCCCGGATCCATCCCCCTCGTCCGCTACACCACCGAAGCCCGCCTCAACGAGATGATCGACTTCTGCCGCTCGATCGGCGTCAGCGTAGCCAACCCTCATAGCAATAACGTCGAGGGCGGAGGCCGATACCGTCCCGACAACATTCAGCTCCTCACCAAGTACCGCTACGACCCCCGCGGCCTCATGAACCCCGGTAAGATGGTCACCTTCCAGCCAGCCCCGGAAATGAGCCCCAAGGAGTAAGCACCCATGCAGACCTGGATCCCTCCCGCCCGCCAATTCGCCTACCTGACCTGGAAGCAGGTCGAGGCAATCCCCAGGGACGAAGCCCTCCTCATTCTCCCCACCGCCGCCATCGAACAGCACGGGCACCACCTGCCGCTCGCCACCGACACCCTCATCAATAATCTCCTCCTCGGCAAAGCTCTCGCCAAGCTCCCCGCCGAAGCCCACGTCTACGCTCTCCCGCCCGTCTGCTACGGCAAGAGCAACGAGCACCTCGGCTTCCCCGGAACCCTCTCCGTCTCCGCCGCCACCTTCATGGCCGTGCTCCGCGACCTCGGCGCCAGCGTCGCCGCCTCCGGCTTCCGCCGCCTCTGCCTCTACAACACCCACGGCGGCAACTCCTCCCTCGTCGACGTCATGGCCCGCGACCTCCGCGCCGAGTTCAACCTCCGCACCTTCTGCCTCTTCGGATCCGCCGGAGCCCTCTTCACCGGCATCGCCCCCCAGGAAAAGGCATACGGGTTCCACGCCGGCGAGATTGAAACAGCGTTCCTCCTCGCCGCCACCCCAGACCTCGTCCACCCCGACAAATACACGTCCAACTACATCGCGGACCTCGCGGACCCCGACCTTCTGCTTCCCGAAAACGCTTCCGCCACCTTCTCCTGGCTTACCCGCGACATTGCCCCCAGCGGCGTCATGGGAGACCCCCGCCCCGCCACCGCCGAAAACGGCGAAAAGTGGATCGAAGAAGCCGCGACGAAAATCGCCGCAGCCCTCCAGGCCATGCTCGCATTCAAGGAGTTAGTCCCCGCATGAGCACGCCCAAACTCATCGACTGCGGAGCCGGCGTCACCCTCGAACGCGGCGTCCCCATCCGCATGTCCGACGGCATCACCCTCATTGCGGACCACTACTACCCACCCACCCCCGGCCCGAACCCGACGCTCCTCATGCGCCAGCCCTACGGACGCGACATCGCCTCGACGGTCGTCTACGCCCACCCCGTCTGGTTCGCCCGTCACGGCTACAACGTGGTCATCCAGGACGTCCGCGGACGCGGCGACTCCGAAGGCCACTTCTACCCCTTCCGCCACGAGCGCAAGGACGGCGCCGAAACCATCGCCGCCTTGCGCGACCGCACCGAATCGAACGGCAAGTTCGGCATGTACGGCTTCTCTTACCAGGGCATGACCCAGCTCCTTGCTGCCGCCGAAGCCCCCGAAGGCCTACTCTGCATCGCCCCCGCCCAGACCGCCCACGACCTCTACCACGGCTGGTTCTACAGTGGCGGTGCCCTCCGGCTCGCCTCGTCCTTAGGCTGGGGCCTCCAGATGCTCAAGGCCGACGCCCGCCGACGCAACCATCGCGAAGACAGCGACCGCCTCGAACAAGCCTGGGCCAACCTCCCCGCCCAGTACCTCGCCACCCCCTACGCCGCCCACCCTGCAATTCAGGACGAAGACCTCCCCACCTACGTTCGCGACTGGTTCAAACACGACACCCCCGGCGAGTACTGGTCCGCCATGGACGTCAGCCGCTCCATCGACATCGTCAACCTGAACATCCCCGCCCTCCATCTCTCCGGCTGGTACGACACCTACCTCAAGGGCAGTATCGACGGCTTCCGCGCCATGCACCACCACGCCAACCAGTACCTCGTAGCCGGCCCCTGGGTCCACATCCCATGGGGCAACCGCATCGGCCCCGCCGACCTGGGCCCCGAAGCCAACCTCGACACCGATGCCCTCCTCCTCCTCTGGTTCAATCACTGGCTCAAAGACACGAACGAATTCGCCCACGAACCCCGCGTCCGCCACTTCGCCCTCAACGAAAACCGCTGGCACGCCGCCGAATCCTGGCCCACCCCCACTCAAACCCTCTACCTCCACAGCGAAGGCCGCGCCAACTCCAGCAAAGGCGACGGCACCCTAACCTCCATCGCCCCGTCCATCCCCGAAGCCCCGGACCTCTTCAACTACGACCCCGAAGTCCCCGTTATGGCCCCCGGCGGCCCAACAAACACCTCCGGCCCCACCAACCAGGCCGCCGCGGAACTAGGCAATAACCTCCTCACCTACACGACACATCCCCTCGAATATGCCGTCCGCATCTTCGGCACCCCCCAGGTCACCCTCCACGCATCCACCTCCGCCCCCACCTCCGACCTCGTAGCCAAACTCATCTGCGTAAAACCAAACGGCGACGCCACCTTCCTCTGCATAGGCATCCTACGCAGCCGCCACACCCCCGACATCCCTCACCTCTGGGCCTTCGACCTCGACCCCACCTCCTGCCTCTTCGCCACCGGCGACCGCATCCGCCTCGAAATCGCCAGCTCTGCCTACCCCCTCTTCGACCGCAATCCCAACAACCACACCCCACCCCGCCTCGCCGACTCATGGAACTGGCAGCGCTCCACCCAGACCCTCTTCCACGATCCCGCCCGCCCCTCCGCCCTCCACCTCCCAGTGATCCCCGCATGACCAAACCCGACCGCATCCCAGCCATCCTCCTCGACAGAGTCACCAAGCGTTACGCCGAAGCCCCACCCGTCCTCGAAAACCTCTCCACGACGATCAAGCCCGGCGAGTTCGTCAGCATCATCGGCCCCTCCGGCTGCGGCAAATCCACCCTCCTCAAGCTCGTCTCCGGCCTCAGCCCCACTACCTCCGGCTCCATCGCCGTCGACGGCATGACCCCCGCCAAGGCCCGCGAGATCGTCTCCTTCATCTTCCAGGACCCCACCCTCCTCCCCTGGCGCACAGTCACCCGCAACATCGAACTCGGCCTCGAACTCGAAGGCGTCGCCCGCGAACGCCGCCAGGCCACCGTCGCCGGTCTCCTCACCCTCGTCGGCCTCGAGCACGTCGCGAAATCCTATCCCCGCCAGCTCTCAGGCGGCATGAAGATGCGCGTCTCCATCGCCCGCGCCCTCGCCAGCAACCCCAAGGTCCTGCTCCTCGACGAGCCCTTCGCCGCCCTCGACGAGATGACCCGCGACCGCATGAACGAGGAGCTCATCCGCCTGTACCTTGAGCGCGCGTGGACCGTTTTGTTTGTCACCCACTCGGTCGCCGAAGCCGTCTTTCTCTCCAGCCGTATCCTTGTCCTCGCCCCGCACCCAGGACGCCTCGCCCACGACATCCCGATCGACTTGCCCTTCCCCCGTACTCCCGAACTCCGCCGCTCCGAGCTCTTCGACCGCGTCGTAGCCCAGGTTTCTCGAACGCTCCGGGAGGTTGAGGCGTCATGAAACGCACCGGCACTGCCCTCGCTTCCGCCCTTGGCCTCTTCGCCGCACTCCTTCTCCTCTGGCTTGCCGTCATTCGTATCTTCGCGATCCAGACGTATATCCTGCCCACGCCGCTCCAGGTAGCCAAGGCGGGAGCCGAGCGCTTTCCGTCGCTCCTTACCTCGCTCAGCATTACCGCCGAAGCTGCCGCCGGAGGCCTGCTCGCCGCCATCCTCGTCGGGGTTCTCGTCTCCCTGCTCTTCGCGCAGTCCCGTTGGGTCCGCCGGATGTTCTATCCCTACACGATCCTTCTCCAGACGGTTCCCATCATCGCCATCGCGCCGCTCATCATCATGTGGGTCGGCCACAGCGTCTTCTCCGTCGGCCTGATCGCCTTCATCATCTGCCTCGCGCCCATTATCGCGAACACCACCCAGGGCCTCATCTCGGTCGATCGCAATATGGTCGACCTATTCCTCATGAGTAAGGCCTCCCGCGCCCAAATCCTCCTCAAGCTTCGCCTGCCCCACGCCATGCCATCCCTCTTCTCCGGTATCCGCATCTCAAGTGGTATCGCCGTCATCGGGGCCCTCACCGGAGAACTCTTTGCCGGATCGGCTCGTGTCGGCGTCGGGGGTATCGGATACGCCATCCAATACGCCAGTTCCCAGCTCGAAACGGACTACCTCTTCGCCCTCGTTGCCGCAGCCACTTTCCTTGGCTTCACCTTTTTCTTCACCGTCATGTTCCTCGAGTGGTATTTCCTGCACCAATGGCACGAGTCCGCACGAACTGCCGACGCCGAATAACCCAGGCCCCTCAAGAGAAAGAACGACCACGACATGCTACGACTCGAAACGGAAACCGGTTTCTGGCTGATCACCCACCCCGACCACGCCCACCTCGCCGCCGCCTTCGCCACGCACTGGGGTAACGACCTCTTCCTCCCCCCGAGTCCCCGCTCCAACGTCCTTCACGGCATTGAGGTACACGACGACGGCTGGATTGCCCGCGACGCTCGTCCGCAGGTTACTCGGGCCGGCAAACCATCCGCCTTCTCGAGCGACCTCGTCGGCAAGTACTCGGCCTTCGAAGAGATCGACCTCGCCGACTACCTCGCCGTTCGTGAATCCGCCGTCCAACAGGTTGAGGCCGTCGATCCGTACGCAGCGCTTCTCGTGTCCATGCATACGTACAACCTATTGACTGCGCGCGCCGACCGCTCGACCATCGCACCCGAGCACCTTCCACTTCTAGACGCCTTCCTCGAACGCCAGAAGCAGCGCCAGCAAGCCCTTCGCAAGGGCATTTGCGCCGATCCGCAGTTCCTACCAGCCGACGTCACCGACGAGGCCTTCCTCAACAACTTCCGCCTGCTCCAGGCCACCGACAATCTCTCCCTGCTAAGCAGTGTTGACTACTCGCAGCCAGCCACGCTGCTCCACCCGCTTCCGGCAATCGGAGACACCGAGCGCGAGATCAGGGTAACCCCGATTGGCCCAAGACAATTCCGGCTCGATCCGTATCCCTTCGATTCCTCAAGCCTCACCTTCCCGTTACCCGCCCGTCACGTATCCGGCCATACCTTCGCAGGCGCCGATCAACTCACGGCCCTGTATCAGAGCGCTCCGGTCGAGCAACTCGAGGTTGCCGTCACAGCCTGAAAGCTCTTAGGAAAGCAACGAAACGTGCGCCGCGACGATTCTCCAGCCTTCCGGAAGCCGAACCCAGACCTGGCTCTGCCGTCCCCGCACTGTCTTCGCCGGTGTCTCTCGCGAGAACTCCAGCGTGACGCTTCCGAAGTCTGTGCCAAACGTTACGATGTCCAGCCGGGTCACCGTCCGCGCCAGCCCCGCGGCCGGCCTCGCCTTCCGAAAGGCCTCAATCTCATCCATTCCGTAGAGATTCTCTCCGGCGCCAAACCGCATCGCGAACTCCGAATCCCAGAACATCCGCGTGAGCGTTGCGACATCGTTCTCCATCAGGGCCTTTTCATACGCTGGGTATAGCGACGTGAGTTCCGCAAGCATGTCGGGATCGTTGATCGTCAAAACAACCTCCTCTCCGGCAGAACACTCTTCGCGATCGCCGCGCTCACCGTCACCATCGGCCGGTTCACGACCTGGCTCAACCTCAGTTTCATCGCGACGCTGCACAGCAGGTAAGCCTGCACCGGCTCGAAGCCCCAGCGATCGACCAGAAGATCCACCAACCGGCTCGTTGCCGTCTGGGCTGTCGTCAGTGCTTCGATCCCCGACTCGACCACGATCCACTCCGGCCCATCCTCACCCCGCCGCGCCGCCGACTCGACCATCGGTCCAGCCAGATGTCTCTGTTTGTGCAGCCCAAGGCGTAGCGTTACGTCCGCCGGGCACTCCATTCCATTGATGCAGACCTCTCCATCTCCCTGCGCCGCATGAGCGTCACCGGCTGAAAAGAGCCCACCCTCGACCATCACGGGGAGATACAGCGTGGCGCCGGCGCTCAACTCCCGAACATCCATGTTCCCGCCAAACGCCCCCGGAGGCCGTGTCCGGAATGCCCCCATCTCCGCCTGAGCCAGACCCATCACCCCGCAGAACGGCCGCAGCGGAACGACGGCAGGAGCAAGCGAGGTCGAGACATCCCCATCGAGCTTCCACTCGAAGAAGTACGGCTCGGTGAACCGCCCATCGAGAAACCCAAGTCCGGCTATCACGCTCGACCACGCCCATCCCTTGTGCGCGACCTCGAGCACATCCACCTGCAGCACATCCCCCGGCTGCGCTCCCTCGATGGCGATCGGCCCCGTCAGCGCATGAATCTTCATCCGGTCGATCGCCAGAAAGTCGGCCAGCGTGAATCCGGGCCTCACCTGTGCCCCGCTTGAATCCACGCACTCCATGTGGACCACATCCCCCGGCGCGATCATAAGCCGGGGAGCGAGGTCCCGGTTCCACACCGAATGCGTCGGCTGAGCCCCGAGGGTGTGTTCTCTGGCCGAGCTCAAATCGCAACCACCATCTGCACCTCGACCAGCGCATTCCTCGGCAGCGCGCTCACCCCGATCGCCGCTCGCACATGCCGTCCTGCGTCCCCGAATACCTCGACCAGCAAGTCGGAGGCCCCATTGATGATCTTCGGAGGATCGGGGAAGCCAGGCACCGCGTTCACATACCCGTTCACGCTGACGACTTCCTTCACAAGGTCGAGCGATCCCAGGTGTCGCCGGAGTACCGCGAGATGTTGCAGCGTACACGCCCTCGCCGCACCATAGCCGTCCTCGATCGTACGATCCGCTCCGGCTGTCCCGGCGATCAGACCGCTTTCATCCTTCGAAATAACCCCGGACAGGTAAACAAGGCTTCCCACTGTCTTCGCCGGAATG
This genomic window from Granulicella sibirica contains:
- a CDS encoding glycosyltransferase, with protein sequence MRPPRVAFFPDSFHEVNGVAHTSRNFLAFAERRDLPFLCVRAGGTAPRSTPLEITGNLQTLELPRSGASIQMEKDLDFDPLFWRHAGLIHRALRAFQPDVIHITGPSELGIFGAYFAWKLGIPLAASWHTNVHEYAARRLAWLTAHLGHDAGGNLDRGIEHGALSATLWFYSLAKVLFAPNGELCEMLETATHRPCHLMQRGVDTQLFSPVHRTRPVDERPSAPFTLGFVGRLSVEKNVALLPRIARKLAATSPRPIRFLIVGQGAEQEALARELPGAKFAGVLRGHALAEAYANMDLLVFPSHTDTFGNVVLEALASGVPAIVTPDGGPKYIIQEGKTGHIVADEQFSGAIEGLIENPIRLARMRLASRAYAQTCTWDAVFDRIYEAYKTLPAPISADHS
- a CDS encoding DUF7009 family protein yields the protein MKLRIKGNSLRLRISRSEMDRLVESGRIEDTVQFTPVAGESFTYSLEHERGARKIAVRYAPGNVAVVVPTASVMRWTDESEVGIYDSLALDASTSLELILEKDFACIDGSDADNTDTFQNPNEAAAC
- the fdhD gene encoding formate dehydrogenase accessory sulfurtransferase FdhD translates to MSSLANSTIVGEEPVGRVSGTRSLVETTITQLVGSSGHDVRDLLAAEEPLEIQLAYGPADARQVKSISVTMRTPGYDFELAAGFLMTEGVVRDADDIDRVWYATPYADSVSEARQDSALAYQPLNNIVRVELAAGVEVSLANLQRNFYTTSSCGVCGKASLLALQTVCPPRVGNRFRIAASVLYGLPDKLREAQSVFDKTGGIHGAGLFDAAGELHLVREDVGRHNAVDKLLGFEFLADRTPLRDRLLLLSGRASFELMQKALMAGIPAVAAVGAPSSLAVQVARQFDITLVGFLRGHHLNVYHGAERILGVQEEQESR
- a CDS encoding nucleoside deaminase translates to MQRKVDEHHMAALIRFTARTLDTPSPVPFGALIVDTATGKPLIRAVNAVRAENDPSSHAEVRTVRKACRKIKSPSLKGYTMYTTCEPCPMCMANALWAGLDRVVYAATIEDASQHCRQIYIPSREVVRRSDMSCEIDGPILRDEAYALFTHPNMLAAFATWNPKDGNSKSA
- a CDS encoding FAD-binding oxidoreductase; translation: MTEADHAAVAAALAGTDAPDRVITNPQTVQRLSRDFYWYSPILKALLDDKVAEVVVQPISTDEILRVLATCYGRRIPVTPRGAGTGNYGQAIPLKGGVVLDLSRMDTIESITSEGVAIVGPGVRLGVLETTARVQGWELRCYPSTVAKASVGGFLGGGSGGIGSISHGGLRDFGTVRALEVITMEPQPRILFLEGEAVHEVLHAWGTNGVITKIWLALTPAVEWAQCAIAFPTFEAAFTFSEQIAADDRWTKRLVTTFEWPIPSTFAPIKSVTREGKALIFIMIAASELADLEATATAAGGEITHAAPYTGLRTIPLLSDYTWNHTTLWAMKHDPAFTYLQCGFSPTEARSQFAQLKAKFGVEILFHIEWMKIGTGAVIPGSIPLVRYTTEARLNEMIDFCRSIGVSVANPHSNNVEGGGRYRPDNIQLLTKYRYDPRGLMNPGKMVTFQPAPEMSPKE
- a CDS encoding creatininase family protein, encoding MQTWIPPARQFAYLTWKQVEAIPRDEALLILPTAAIEQHGHHLPLATDTLINNLLLGKALAKLPAEAHVYALPPVCYGKSNEHLGFPGTLSVSAATFMAVLRDLGASVAASGFRRLCLYNTHGGNSSLVDVMARDLRAEFNLRTFCLFGSAGALFTGIAPQEKAYGFHAGEIETAFLLAATPDLVHPDKYTSNYIADLADPDLLLPENASATFSWLTRDIAPSGVMGDPRPATAENGEKWIEEAATKIAAALQAMLAFKELVPA
- a CDS encoding CocE/NonD family hydrolase, with the translated sequence MSTPKLIDCGAGVTLERGVPIRMSDGITLIADHYYPPTPGPNPTLLMRQPYGRDIASTVVYAHPVWFARHGYNVVIQDVRGRGDSEGHFYPFRHERKDGAETIAALRDRTESNGKFGMYGFSYQGMTQLLAAAEAPEGLLCIAPAQTAHDLYHGWFYSGGALRLASSLGWGLQMLKADARRRNHREDSDRLEQAWANLPAQYLATPYAAHPAIQDEDLPTYVRDWFKHDTPGEYWSAMDVSRSIDIVNLNIPALHLSGWYDTYLKGSIDGFRAMHHHANQYLVAGPWVHIPWGNRIGPADLGPEANLDTDALLLLWFNHWLKDTNEFAHEPRVRHFALNENRWHAAESWPTPTQTLYLHSEGRANSSKGDGTLTSIAPSIPEAPDLFNYDPEVPVMAPGGPTNTSGPTNQAAAELGNNLLTYTTHPLEYAVRIFGTPQVTLHASTSAPTSDLVAKLICVKPNGDATFLCIGILRSRHTPDIPHLWAFDLDPTSCLFATGDRIRLEIASSAYPLFDRNPNNHTPPRLADSWNWQRSTQTLFHDPARPSALHLPVIPA
- a CDS encoding ABC transporter ATP-binding protein; its protein translation is MTKPDRIPAILLDRVTKRYAEAPPVLENLSTTIKPGEFVSIIGPSGCGKSTLLKLVSGLSPTTSGSIAVDGMTPAKAREIVSFIFQDPTLLPWRTVTRNIELGLELEGVARERRQATVAGLLTLVGLEHVAKSYPRQLSGGMKMRVSIARALASNPKVLLLDEPFAALDEMTRDRMNEELIRLYLERAWTVLFVTHSVAEAVFLSSRILVLAPHPGRLAHDIPIDLPFPRTPELRRSELFDRVVAQVSRTLREVEAS
- a CDS encoding ABC transporter permease: MKRTGTALASALGLFAALLLLWLAVIRIFAIQTYILPTPLQVAKAGAERFPSLLTSLSITAEAAAGGLLAAILVGVLVSLLFAQSRWVRRMFYPYTILLQTVPIIAIAPLIIMWVGHSVFSVGLIAFIICLAPIIANTTQGLISVDRNMVDLFLMSKASRAQILLKLRLPHAMPSLFSGIRISSGIAVIGALTGELFAGSARVGVGGIGYAIQYASSQLETDYLFALVAAATFLGFTFFFTVMFLEWYFLHQWHESARTADAE
- a CDS encoding DUF3891 family protein, which produces MLRLETETGFWLITHPDHAHLAAAFATHWGNDLFLPPSPRSNVLHGIEVHDDGWIARDARPQVTRAGKPSAFSSDLVGKYSAFEEIDLADYLAVRESAVQQVEAVDPYAALLVSMHTYNLLTARADRSTIAPEHLPLLDAFLERQKQRQQALRKGICADPQFLPADVTDEAFLNNFRLLQATDNLSLLSSVDYSQPATLLHPLPAIGDTEREIRVTPIGPRQFRLDPYPFDSSSLTFPLPARHVSGHTFAGADQLTALYQSAPVEQLEVAVTA